One window of the Epinephelus moara isolate mb chromosome 22, YSFRI_EMoa_1.0, whole genome shotgun sequence genome contains the following:
- the LOC126384354 gene encoding T-cell differentiation antigen CD6-like, which yields MQLLKCILIIQLSCLCQASQNQTSTQTDPTHVQVTVEGNNTRGRTHEEFNSDPYVHKLSGKCHFALRIPGNRNSDVVALPAGSTDMLLEQICQELDCGSVYEKTTSSPPNTTCFQHCVYEDGRLQNCLQSVRGNCTVIADVVCGHHNVRLAGGPDRCAGRVELWRDGSWGTVCDDQWDLRDADVVCAQLGCGYALNVTGQGGSFPQGKGPVHLDELNCTGREENLWACPAAQDETDCGHKEDAGVVCSEMRAVRLTGGLDHCSGIVEIHRNGSWGTVCDNCWNVNLASMVCSMLQCGTEPQQFTRFVPPLAHNNGSLWFYQCDRNMQSLFECDEYVNLAHLCATSKASGVICKGSLGFPVPTTATTANTTVMTSWTTGATIVSHAGGFLLPSPVLLGTIAVALVLLVVLITNSVLCCHYRRRHAFLLQQTRSSARPLSEHHHNNYQETVDLIKITPNPLQTEAPSNPRYLWTQLSSVDSTSVDTDYEQYEPSTDPSVPLSTFRNSQRYRTDVNPLMRPSGLDSLFEEVPEPTNEATGAFTSCNGGPAEAQYARVSKISVDSFETSSTSSGEFYENTNNGYVMVTPDSEPGQSSVVNNAFDPSGLAYSKDPLHPRQTTNLQSSGDEDDGPIYSPVSPDQNFSSEDDYDDIGT from the exons GTGACCCTTATGTCCACAAACTATCTGGTAAATGCCACTTTGCACTCAGGATTCCTGGAAACAGGAACAGTGATGTGGTGGCATTACCAGCAGGCTCTACAGACATGTTGCTTGAACAGATCTGTCAGGAACTTGACTGTGGCAGCGTCTATGAGAAAACAACCAGTTCACCTCCCAATACCACATGCTTTCAACACTGTGTGTACGAAGATGGTCGTTTGCAGAACTGTTTACAGAGTGTGAGAGGGAACTGCACTGTgattgctgatgttgtttgtg GCCACCACAATGTTCGGCTGGCAGGAGGCCCAGACCGCTGTGCTGGacgggtggagctgtggagagatGGGAGTTGGGGCACCGTGTGTGACGACCAGTGGGACCTGCGGGATGCAGACGTGGTGTGCGCCCAGCTCGGCTGCGGTTACGCCCTTAATGTGACGGGACAGGGTGGCTCCTTCCCCCAGGGCAAAGGACCCGTCCACCTGGACGAGCTCAACTGTACCGGCAGGGAGGAGAACCTGTGGGCCTGTCCGGCCGCACAGGACGAGACAGACTGCGGACACAAAGAGGATGCCGGGGTTGTTTGCTCAG aGATGAGAGCAGTCAGACTGACTGGAGGTCTGGACCACTGCTCTGGTATAGTGGAGATCCACCGTAATGGCAGCTGGGGTACAGTGTGTGATAACTGCTGGAATGTGAACCTGGCCTCCATGGTGTGCTCCATGCTGCAGTGTGGAACAGAGCCGCAGCAATTCACCCGGTTTGTTCCTCCTCTTGCCCACAACAACGGGTCACTGTGGTTCTATCAATGTGATCGAAACATGCAGAGTCTATTCGAGTGCGACGAGTATGTCAACCTAGCACACCTGTGCGCAACCTCAAAAGCATCTGGTGTCATCTGTAAAG GCTCCCTTGGGTTTCCTGTACCCACCACAGCCACCACAGCTAATACAACTGTAATGACCAGTTGGACGACtg GTGCAACCATAGTCAGTCATGCTGGAGGCTTCCTCCTACCATCGCCGGTGTTGCTCGGCACCATCGCTGTGGCTCTTGTGCTCCTCGTGGTTCTCatcacaaactcagtgctttgctGCCACTACAGAAGAAGACACG CTTTCTTGCTTCAGCAGACGCGCAGCAGTGCAAGACCTCTCTCTGAACATCATCACAACAACTACCAAGAAACCGTCGACCTCATCAAGATTACTCCCAACCCACTGCAAACCGAAG CCCCCTCCAACCCCAGGTATCTTTGGACCCAGCTTAGTAGTGTTGACAGCACGTCAGTAGATACAGACTATGAGCAGTATGAGCCAAGCACTGACCCATCTGTCCCTTTGTCAACCTTTCGGA ATTCTCAGAGGTACAGAACAGATGTGAACCCTTTGATGAGGCCATCAGGCCTTGACAGCCTCTTTGAGGAAG tcCCTGAACCCACAAATGAAGCGACGGGAGCCTTTACAAGCTGTAATGGCGGCCCTGCAGAGGCTCAATATGCCCGAGTGTCAAAGATCTCAGTGGACTCATTTGAAACCTCCAGTACCTCCTCTGGGGAATTCTACGAAAATACAAACAACGGTTACGTCATGGTCACTCCCG ATTCAGAACCCGGCCAGTCATCTGTTGTCAACAATGCTTTTGACCCTTCAGGGCTTGCCTACAGCAAAGATCCACTTCACCcgagacaaacaacaaacctgCAGAGTTCAG gtgatgaagatgatggcCCTATCTACTCCCCTGTGAGCCCTGACCAAAACTTTTCATCTGAGGATGACTACGATGACATCGGCACCTAA